The following proteins are encoded in a genomic region of Dokdonia donghaensis DSW-1:
- a CDS encoding WcaI family glycosyltransferase yields the protein MNNLTGKHITLISLNFYPEDTAIGLYSTQMAEYLEQQGAHISVITAFPYYPQWEIAPAYQDKGSYLHEKKGSINIYRYKQFTPKSPTFLKRVVHITDFTLGSRFNFKQIKECDIVISVIPFTSSAWLGNTLSRKRNAKHWIHIQDFEFDAAFQSGLATSSESKSIAYKGLMRLERSILDKADCVSTISQTMLAKLKEKTDTTTYYLPNWIDATESDPSQVVKHPYFSKDKFSILYAGNVGDKQDWSFFKKIVAALDFTKFEVIVVGAGAKMELLKEQLKDSSVQFYDPVPLEGLASLLASADVHILFQKAEVVDTVMPSKILGMMASARPSIITGHPDAEPAKIIEASQGGYYKSTTDAQEIVAILNSLRTNSDKATLMGSNARKFILQKYARKAILKDFTDALSML from the coding sequence TTGAATAATCTCACAGGCAAGCACATCACCCTCATCTCCCTTAACTTCTATCCAGAAGATACGGCCATAGGTTTATACAGTACCCAGATGGCAGAGTACCTGGAGCAGCAGGGTGCACATATATCTGTTATCACGGCCTTTCCGTATTATCCGCAATGGGAGATTGCTCCAGCATATCAAGACAAAGGGAGTTACTTACACGAGAAAAAAGGGTCTATAAACATTTATAGATACAAGCAGTTTACACCTAAGAGCCCCACCTTTTTAAAGCGTGTGGTACATATTACAGACTTTACGCTAGGCTCACGATTTAACTTTAAGCAAATAAAGGAATGCGATATTGTGATTTCAGTAATACCATTTACGAGCAGTGCGTGGTTAGGGAATACGCTTTCGCGAAAGCGTAATGCAAAACACTGGATACATATTCAAGATTTTGAATTTGACGCAGCTTTTCAATCCGGACTTGCCACCTCGTCAGAAAGTAAAAGTATTGCTTATAAAGGTTTAATGCGTTTAGAACGCTCTATTCTGGACAAAGCAGACTGTGTGAGCACTATAAGCCAGACTATGCTGGCTAAACTTAAAGAAAAGACCGATACCACAACCTATTACTTGCCCAACTGGATAGATGCTACAGAGAGTGACCCGTCTCAAGTGGTAAAACACCCATACTTTTCTAAAGACAAGTTTAGTATTCTGTATGCGGGTAATGTGGGTGACAAGCAAGACTGGTCTTTTTTTAAAAAAATAGTTGCTGCATTAGATTTTACAAAGTTTGAAGTAATTGTAGTAGGTGCAGGAGCAAAAATGGAGCTCCTCAAAGAGCAACTTAAAGACTCTAGTGTACAATTTTATGATCCAGTACCACTTGAAGGTTTAGCGAGTTTACTTGCTAGCGCAGATGTACATATCTTATTTCAAAAAGCCGAAGTTGTAGACACAGTAATGCCTTCAAAAATTTTAGGAATGATGGCAAGTGCACGCCCGTCTATAATAACGGGCCACCCAGATGCAGAGCCTGCAAAAATTATAGAGGCATCGCAAGGTGGCTATTATAAAAGTACCACAGATGCACAAGAGATTGTGGCTATTTTAAATAGTTTACGTACCAATAGTGATAAAGCAACGTTAATGGGGAGTAACGCAAGGAAATTTATACTACAAAAATATGCCAGAAAAGCGATTTTGAAAGACTTTACTGACGCATTGAGTATGTTATAG
- a CDS encoding UDP-glucuronic acid decarboxylase family protein, producing MKRVLITGAAGFLGSHLCDRFIKEGFHVIGMDNLITGSLSNIEHLFKLEHFEFHHHDVTTFVHVPGELDYILHFASPASPIDYLKIPIQTLKVGSLGTHNLLGLAKVKNARILIASTSEVYGDPLVHPQDEEYYGNVNTIGPRGVYDEAKRFQESITMAYHRFHGLETRIVRIFNTYGPRMRLNDGRVIPAFMGQALRGEDLTVFGDGLQTRSFCYVDDQVEGIYRLLMSDYVFPVNIGNPDEITIKDFAEEIIKLTGTDQKVIYKDLPVDDPMQRKPDITKAKEILDWTATVGRAEGMKKTFEYFKNLTQEELYKSEHKDFSKHIRK from the coding sequence ATGAAGAGAGTTTTAATTACAGGTGCAGCAGGATTTTTAGGGTCACATTTATGTGATCGTTTTATAAAAGAAGGCTTTCACGTGATAGGGATGGATAATCTTATTACAGGTAGTTTATCTAATATTGAGCACCTTTTTAAACTAGAACATTTTGAGTTTCATCATCACGATGTGACCACCTTTGTACACGTGCCAGGTGAGCTAGATTACATATTACACTTTGCCTCACCAGCAAGTCCCATAGATTACCTTAAAATCCCCATACAAACCTTAAAAGTAGGTTCACTAGGTACCCATAACTTACTAGGTCTTGCAAAGGTTAAAAATGCACGTATACTCATAGCCTCTACTTCTGAGGTGTATGGAGACCCACTTGTACACCCACAAGATGAGGAGTATTATGGTAATGTAAATACCATAGGCCCTCGTGGTGTATATGATGAGGCAAAGCGTTTTCAAGAGTCTATCACAATGGCTTATCACCGCTTTCACGGTCTTGAGACACGCATAGTACGCATATTTAACACTTATGGCCCAAGAATGCGACTTAACGATGGTCGTGTCATACCAGCTTTTATGGGACAAGCATTAAGAGGAGAGGATCTCACGGTTTTTGGAGATGGTTTACAGACACGTTCTTTCTGTTATGTAGATGATCAAGTAGAAGGTATTTACAGGCTACTTATGAGTGATTACGTGTTTCCAGTAAACATAGGTAACCCAGATGAGATTACGATAAAAGACTTTGCAGAGGAGATTATAAAACTTACTGGTACAGATCAAAAGGTAATCTATAAAGACTTGCCTGTAGATGACCCTATGCAGCGCAAACCAGATATTACAAAAGCTAAAGAGATTTTGGACTGGACAGCTACCGTAGGTAGAGCAGAGGGTATGAAAAAAACCTTCGAATATTTTAAAAATCTTACACAAGAGGAGCTCTATAAAAGTGAGCATAAGGACTTCTCAAAGCACATACGTAAATAA
- a CDS encoding undecaprenyl-phosphate glucose phosphotransferase: MAQRVGRYSVYIRPAIYCIDLAIIVLLAKLCLVMNENFLLFSMYIIATWVFTATKSGFYEVYRYTRPTRIVSLILLQLAIFALLVFAFYGFFQDVNTSPSSVIFYVLYVFLGVSIVKFGVFYLLKTYRTVLGGNHRNVVILGWNNQAEELKNFFLENKAYGYMVKSTFDINNPKVSLDGIFRYVLENNIDEVYCSVEQFSNEELREISEFTDNNLKILKFIPDSREIFTKKLEYQYLGITPILSLRTIPIDTPLNQFIKRAFDIVLSVIVLVGVLSWLTPILSILIKLDSKGTVFFKQKRNGLDYHEFYCYKFRSMRPNEKADLEQVSKNDERITRVGQFLRKTSMDELPQFINVLKGDMSVVGPRPHMVSHTHMYAERIDKFMVRHFIKPGITGLAQVSGYRGEVETDEDIVNRVKFDIFYVENWSLFLDIKIVFTTVYKAIVGDEKAY, encoded by the coding sequence ATGGCGCAACGCGTAGGTAGATATTCAGTTTATATAAGGCCAGCAATTTATTGTATAGACCTTGCAATTATAGTGTTGCTAGCTAAGCTATGCCTTGTAATGAATGAAAACTTCTTGTTGTTTTCTATGTACATCATTGCTACGTGGGTGTTTACCGCAACCAAGTCAGGTTTTTATGAGGTATATCGATATACAAGACCCACGCGCATTGTCTCTCTTATTTTATTACAACTTGCCATATTTGCTTTATTAGTATTTGCTTTTTATGGTTTCTTTCAAGATGTAAACACATCACCGAGTAGTGTTATTTTTTATGTCTTATATGTATTTCTTGGCGTGTCTATCGTAAAGTTTGGCGTGTTTTATTTACTTAAAACTTATAGAACTGTGCTAGGCGGTAACCATCGTAATGTGGTTATTCTAGGTTGGAATAATCAAGCAGAGGAGCTCAAAAACTTCTTTTTAGAAAACAAGGCTTACGGGTATATGGTTAAGAGCACTTTTGATATAAATAACCCTAAAGTCTCTCTAGATGGTATTTTTAGGTATGTTTTAGAAAATAATATAGATGAGGTATACTGCTCTGTAGAGCAATTCTCAAATGAAGAACTTAGAGAAATCTCCGAGTTTACAGATAACAACCTTAAAATTCTCAAGTTTATACCAGATAGCAGAGAGATTTTTACAAAAAAACTAGAGTACCAGTACTTGGGGATTACTCCAATCTTATCATTACGTACCATCCCTATAGACACGCCTCTTAACCAATTTATAAAGCGTGCTTTTGACATTGTTTTGTCGGTAATTGTACTAGTAGGAGTTCTTTCTTGGCTCACACCTATACTCTCCATATTAATTAAGTTGGACTCAAAGGGAACCGTGTTTTTTAAACAAAAACGTAATGGCCTTGACTATCACGAGTTTTACTGCTATAAATTTAGGTCTATGAGACCTAATGAAAAGGCAGATCTTGAGCAGGTGAGCAAAAATGATGAACGCATCACTCGTGTAGGTCAGTTCTTAAGAAAAACAAGTATGGACGAGTTACCGCAGTTTATAAATGTCCTTAAAGGAGATATGTCTGTTGTGGGCCCACGACCACATATGGTAAGCCACACGCATATGTATGCAGAGCGCATAGATAAGTTTATGGTACGTCATTTTATAAAACCTGGTATTACCGGTCTGGCACAGGTAAGCGGCTACAGAGGTGAAGTGGAGACAGATGAGGATATTGTAAATCGCGTAAAGTTTGATATATTCTATGTAGAAAACTGGTCATTGTTTTTAGATATCAAAATAGTATTTACAACCGTTTATAAAGCCATAGTAGGAGATGAAAAAGCCTACTAG
- a CDS encoding glycosyltransferase family 2 protein, producing MKKPTSHTPQSLVSIITPLYNAARFIQACSASIQAQTYQNWEHIIVDDASTDGSLSLAKELASTDSRIRVVTLSRNKGAAYARNKATELASGDYIAFLDADDLWHPEKLSKQIAFMQKHNCAVSYTSYIHIDDEGIPLGKRINAMSSLTYSKQHKNNYIGNLTGVYNASLIGKISAPSIRKRQDWALWLEAIKRSNKEALGLQEDLAFYRIREGSMSANKVQLVKYNFKFYNQHLEYSWFKSAYWLGIFLMEYFFVRPKYIEIY from the coding sequence ATGAAAAAGCCTACTAGCCATACACCACAATCCTTAGTTTCTATTATAACTCCATTGTATAATGCGGCACGTTTTATACAAGCTTGTAGCGCAAGTATACAAGCGCAAACCTATCAAAACTGGGAGCATATTATTGTAGATGATGCCTCTACAGATGGCTCACTATCACTAGCAAAAGAGCTTGCTAGCACAGATAGTAGAATACGTGTTGTTACGCTTTCGCGAAACAAAGGAGCCGCCTACGCCCGTAATAAAGCTACTGAGCTTGCCAGTGGTGACTACATAGCCTTTCTAGATGCAGATGATCTTTGGCACCCCGAAAAATTATCTAAGCAAATTGCTTTTATGCAAAAGCATAATTGTGCGGTATCATACACCAGCTACATACATATAGATGATGAAGGTATACCCCTAGGAAAGCGCATAAATGCAATGTCTTCTCTTACGTATAGTAAACAGCACAAAAATAATTATATAGGTAATCTCACAGGAGTATACAATGCTAGCCTAATAGGCAAAATAAGCGCCCCTAGCATAAGAAAAAGACAAGACTGGGCATTGTGGCTTGAAGCCATAAAAAGAAGTAATAAAGAAGCCTTAGGACTTCAAGAGGATCTAGCTTTTTATAGGATAAGAGAAGGGTCTATGAGTGCAAATAAAGTACAACTAGTAAAGTATAATTTTAAATTTTACAACCAGCATCTGGAGTATTCTTGGTTTAAATCAGCATACTGGTTAGGGATTTTTTTAATGGAGTACTTTTTTGTGAGACCAAAATATATAGAAATCTACTAG
- a CDS encoding endonuclease/exonuclease/phosphatase family protein: MPAFPKPAFTYNFSVKEQIDLLLAHKEKRHIPQKSKTKLLIASWNIANLGLHKRWTIHAALIAEIIDWFDLIAIQEVNVNLEGLRQIEAALPSHYNLLFSDKAGNNERFAYIFDSRVVKQLEMVGEVAIPPKDHRYIKLPGVTSSFTGFDRNPYLGSFQWRNTNFVLLNVHSYFGSNSKKNIHRRALETYAIARHTDLMGNSKYAFSDKIIALGDFNLPLVEPGDLIYKALVKRGLELPKHSTKVYSNIADDKMYDQIAFLPSLKNTIQANGTFDFDNAVFPDLWQENHSKFKSYVKYYLSDHRPIWMQIAF; this comes from the coding sequence ATGCCAGCCTTTCCAAAACCCGCATTTACTTATAATTTTTCGGTCAAAGAGCAGATAGACCTATTACTCGCTCATAAAGAAAAACGTCACATACCACAAAAGTCTAAAACCAAGTTACTCATCGCTTCTTGGAACATTGCAAACTTAGGACTTCATAAACGCTGGACCATACACGCCGCTCTTATTGCAGAAATTATAGACTGGTTTGATCTCATTGCCATACAAGAGGTAAACGTAAACCTTGAAGGTCTTAGACAAATAGAAGCCGCGTTACCTAGTCATTATAACTTACTTTTTTCTGATAAGGCTGGTAATAATGAACGGTTTGCCTACATATTTGATAGTCGCGTCGTCAAGCAACTCGAGATGGTGGGAGAAGTGGCAATCCCGCCTAAGGATCACAGATATATCAAGTTACCTGGAGTAACTAGTTCTTTTACTGGCTTTGATCGTAATCCTTATCTCGGGTCTTTTCAATGGAGGAATACAAATTTTGTTTTACTTAATGTACACTCTTACTTTGGGAGTAACAGTAAGAAAAACATTCATCGTAGAGCTTTAGAAACTTATGCGATAGCTAGACACACAGATTTGATGGGAAACTCTAAATATGCTTTTTCTGATAAAATTATTGCATTAGGAGATTTTAATTTGCCGCTAGTAGAACCTGGTGACCTCATCTATAAAGCCTTGGTGAAACGTGGCCTAGAACTTCCTAAACATTCTACTAAAGTTTACTCAAACATTGCAGATGATAAGATGTATGATCAAATAGCATTTTTACCTTCTTTAAAAAACACCATTCAAGCAAATGGAACTTTTGATTTTGATAACGCAGTTTTTCCAGACTTATGGCAAGAAAACCACAGCAAGTTTAAGTCTTATGTAAAGTATTACCTATCTGACCACAGACCTATCTGGATGCAAATAGCTTTCTAG
- a CDS encoding phenylacetate--CoA ligase family protein — MKLFNRALRMRGFDTDFAKAELTRIQSIPESEYENYISEQKKTIVTYHEIYNSFYKNLLLERDEKDWETLPVLTKKDLQQPLEQRLSEIYHLKNVYIGKTSGSSGTPFTFAKDKDAHALTWASFIDRYQWFDLDLDRSKQARFYGIPLNAIGYTKERLKDFLSNRYRFPIFNLNEKVLESIYKKFKKTKFEYINGYTSSIVLFAKYLKKYRLILTDVCPTLKACIVTSEMLFPDDRKLIKEYLNVPIINEYGASEIGLIAFQNKDNELQVDSELLFVEILDENNRSVPNGEIGRIVVTSLYNKAHPFIRYDIGDIGALSRKSTPKKPILEQLQGRTNDIARLPSGKVVPGLTFYYVTKSIIQDDGNVQEFVIEQTALDTFIFIYTAQKSLTVKQQDAIKKATATYLEEGLNVDFIKVTTMDRSDRGKLKQFTSKV, encoded by the coding sequence TTGAAACTATTTAATAGAGCGTTACGAATGCGAGGGTTTGATACTGATTTTGCAAAAGCAGAATTAACACGTATTCAAAGCATACCAGAAAGTGAATATGAAAACTACATTTCAGAACAAAAAAAGACCATAGTAACCTATCACGAGATTTATAACTCTTTTTATAAAAACCTACTTTTAGAGAGGGATGAAAAAGACTGGGAAACACTACCAGTACTCACAAAGAAAGATTTACAACAACCACTAGAGCAAAGACTCTCAGAGATATATCATCTCAAAAATGTGTACATAGGTAAAACATCTGGTTCCTCTGGCACACCTTTTACTTTTGCAAAAGATAAGGACGCACACGCACTCACTTGGGCCTCTTTTATAGATCGATACCAGTGGTTTGATCTTGATTTAGACCGCTCTAAACAAGCTCGATTTTATGGTATTCCGCTCAACGCTATTGGGTACACAAAAGAGCGCCTCAAAGATTTTTTAAGCAATAGATACCGCTTCCCGATTTTTAATCTAAACGAGAAAGTCCTTGAGTCTATTTATAAAAAATTTAAAAAAACAAAATTTGAATATATAAACGGGTACACGAGCAGTATTGTTTTATTTGCAAAGTATTTAAAAAAGTACCGGCTCATACTCACAGATGTCTGCCCTACTCTAAAAGCCTGTATTGTTACAAGCGAGATGCTTTTTCCAGATGACCGTAAGCTTATAAAAGAATATCTCAACGTACCTATTATTAATGAGTATGGCGCCTCAGAGATTGGGCTCATTGCATTTCAAAATAAAGACAATGAATTGCAGGTAGACAGCGAACTTCTTTTTGTTGAAATTCTTGATGAAAATAATCGCTCAGTTCCCAATGGAGAAATAGGTCGTATTGTAGTCACATCACTCTATAATAAAGCACATCCATTTATACGTTATGACATAGGAGATATAGGTGCGCTTTCGCGAAAAAGCACTCCCAAAAAACCTATTTTAGAACAATTACAAGGCCGTACAAACGATATCGCTAGACTCCCAAGCGGAAAAGTAGTCCCAGGTCTTACATTTTATTATGTAACCAAAAGTATCATACAAGACGACGGTAACGTGCAAGAGTTTGTTATAGAACAAACCGCTCTTGATACATTTATATTTATTTACACAGCACAAAAATCACTCACTGTCAAGCAACAAGATGCTATTAAAAAAGCCACAGCAACCTATCTAGAAGAAGGATTAAATGTAGATTTCATCAAAGTAACCACAATGGATAGATCTGACCGCGGTAAATTAAAACAGTTTACATCAAAAGTATAA
- the purD gene encoding phosphoribosylamine--glycine ligase, whose amino-acid sequence MNILILGSGGREHTFAYKIAQSNHCDALFVAPGNAGTSQIATNVAIGVTDFDAIKTLVIKEEIGMVVVGPEDPLVQGVYDFFKADQSLKNVAVIGPSKVGAALEGSKERAKEFMMAHNIPTAAYEAFTAETLDKGQAFLETLQAPYVLKADGLAAGKGVLIIDNLEEAKQELANMLGGKFGDASATVVIEEFLDGIELSVFVLTDGKNYKVLPTAKDYKRIGEGDVGLNTGGMGAISPVPFADDAFMQKIEERIVKPTVNGLSKEDIEYKGFIFIGLIKVGDDPKVIEYNVRMGDPETEVVLPRIQSDLVELFMAVDAQTLDKQEFKLDPRSAATVMLVSGGYPEAYEKGKVITGLDTVKDSLVFHAGTTEKDGQVVTNGGRVIAITSFDDDFKQAIKKSYQNIEKLHFDRINYRTDIGFDL is encoded by the coding sequence ATGAACATCTTAATCTTAGGCTCTGGAGGACGTGAGCATACATTTGCATATAAAATTGCTCAAAGTAATCACTGTGATGCATTGTTTGTAGCTCCTGGTAATGCCGGGACCTCACAAATAGCAACAAATGTTGCCATAGGAGTTACAGATTTTGATGCGATTAAAACACTTGTCATAAAAGAAGAGATAGGGATGGTAGTAGTGGGGCCAGAAGACCCGCTTGTACAAGGTGTTTATGACTTTTTTAAGGCAGATCAATCACTTAAAAACGTAGCTGTTATAGGACCTAGTAAAGTAGGTGCAGCGCTAGAAGGAAGTAAAGAGCGTGCAAAAGAGTTTATGATGGCTCATAATATACCTACGGCGGCTTACGAGGCTTTTACGGCAGAAACACTTGATAAGGGACAGGCATTTTTAGAAACACTACAGGCACCTTATGTATTAAAAGCAGATGGTCTTGCTGCAGGAAAAGGGGTTTTGATTATAGACAATCTTGAAGAGGCAAAGCAAGAGCTAGCAAATATGCTGGGAGGAAAATTTGGCGATGCAAGTGCAACCGTAGTAATTGAGGAGTTTTTAGACGGTATAGAACTTAGTGTATTTGTACTCACAGATGGTAAGAACTATAAAGTACTCCCTACGGCAAAAGATTATAAGCGTATAGGAGAGGGAGATGTAGGTCTTAATACTGGTGGTATGGGCGCTATAAGTCCAGTACCATTTGCAGATGATGCATTTATGCAGAAAATAGAGGAGCGCATTGTAAAACCTACGGTAAACGGACTTTCTAAGGAAGACATTGAGTACAAAGGTTTTATTTTTATAGGTCTTATCAAAGTAGGAGATGACCCTAAAGTAATAGAGTACAACGTGCGTATGGGAGACCCAGAGACAGAGGTGGTATTACCACGTATACAGTCTGATCTTGTAGAGCTTTTTATGGCAGTAGATGCTCAAACGTTAGATAAACAGGAGTTTAAACTAGACCCAAGAAGTGCAGCAACGGTTATGCTCGTATCTGGAGGTTATCCAGAAGCATATGAAAAAGGTAAAGTCATTACAGGCCTTGATACGGTAAAAGATTCACTTGTTTTTCACGCAGGAACTACAGAAAAAGATGGGCAAGTAGTGACAAATGGAGGACGTGTTATCGCAATTACATCCTTTGATGATGATTTCAAACAAGCCATAAAAAAATCCTATCAAAATATAGAAAAACTACATTTTGATAGGATCAATTATCGTACAGATATAGGCTTTGACCTATAA
- a CDS encoding DUF6341 family protein → MSLRGFFEGVQEFAEATLFAPFNALAEVELSNWWLANGVNWIFMLICAAAIVYWIMEIKKYDANDTEYREAKAHGFLGKNSELESNI, encoded by the coding sequence ATGAGTTTGAGAGGATTTTTTGAAGGAGTACAAGAATTTGCAGAAGCAACTTTATTTGCACCCTTTAATGCACTTGCAGAGGTAGAACTAAGTAACTGGTGGCTTGCAAATGGTGTAAACTGGATTTTTATGCTCATTTGTGCTGCTGCAATCGTATACTGGATTATGGAAATCAAGAAATACGATGCAAATGATACTGAGTATCGTGAAGCAAAAGCTCACGGTTTTTTAGGTAAAAACAGCGAGCTCGAGAGCAACATTTAA
- a CDS encoding DUF6427 family protein — protein MLTRFFGTSKPLAVVLVFIYMTLGFFYSNREQFVTPFNWQEVIRLVGMWLLFISTMFILNFVAQKNDLTKRSTYGVLLFAAFSLSLPVALRDGAILLAGFFILIALRRIISFKSELYMERKIFDATLWILLAALAFYFSWLYLIAIYLGLLLYNISNPRYLLIPFIAFISFTVIYYSFLLLQAGAPGDVTIVFESVSFDFGAYNKVKILIPIAFFIALMLWTVWKYLGEQRNASSGAKSRYSVILGLLAVGLLVIALSANKTGAEWYLIIPVMTIIVSNFLEHTESQVFKESLLWLIVLLPVFINYIA, from the coding sequence ATGCTCACAAGATTTTTTGGTACTTCAAAACCACTAGCCGTGGTGCTCGTATTTATTTATATGACTCTGGGCTTTTTTTATAGTAATAGAGAGCAGTTTGTAACGCCATTTAACTGGCAAGAAGTTATTCGACTAGTTGGGATGTGGCTACTTTTTATAAGCACAATGTTTATACTCAATTTTGTGGCTCAAAAAAATGATTTAACTAAACGTAGTACTTACGGCGTATTGCTTTTTGCCGCTTTTAGCCTCTCATTACCAGTGGCTTTACGAGATGGTGCGATACTACTTGCAGGCTTTTTTATACTCATAGCCTTGCGACGCATTATAAGTTTTAAGTCTGAGTTATATATGGAACGCAAGATTTTTGACGCCACCTTATGGATTCTTCTTGCTGCGCTCGCATTTTATTTTAGCTGGTTGTATTTAATAGCAATTTACTTAGGGCTTTTATTATATAATATTTCAAACCCGAGATATTTACTTATTCCTTTCATAGCATTTATATCATTTACAGTCATATATTACAGTTTTTTACTTCTGCAAGCAGGAGCTCCGGGAGATGTTACGATTGTATTTGAGTCTGTTTCTTTTGATTTTGGAGCTTATAATAAAGTCAAAATTCTTATTCCCATTGCCTTCTTCATAGCATTAATGTTATGGACAGTATGGAAATATCTGGGTGAGCAAAGAAATGCCTCTTCTGGGGCAAAGTCTCGATACTCTGTAATTTTGGGATTACTCGCTGTAGGATTACTAGTGATCGCACTCTCAGCAAATAAAACAGGAGCAGAGTGGTATCTTATTATACCTGTAATGACCATTATAGTAAGTAATTTTTTAGAGCATACAGAAAGTCAAGTATTTAAAGAAAGTTTGCTGTGGCTTATTGTCCTTCTTCCGGTATTTATAAACTACATCGCATAG
- a CDS encoding DNA adenine methylase — MNYIGSKHRLSSFIQDTIHSVCGQDLSDLVFCDLFAGTGTVGRVFKSQVKAIIANDLEFYSYVLNRNYIGNYKSFEYNDLIENLHSLPLQKGFIAAQYGEGGVGNRLYFSKHNAQKIDSIRTEVERWYRNKAISTDVYYFLLASLLESADKIANTASVYGSYLKTIKPRAAKSMVITPATFEITNTAHQVFQEDGNELITKISGDILYIDPPYNVRQYGANYHILNTIAKYNIFAPRGKTGLPIYNKSAYCSKKTVVSSFEQLIKNAQFKYIFVSYSNEGLMSPSVIKKVMKQYGRYDVKTTSYKRFRADKTASRHHKASSTIEYLHILEKQ, encoded by the coding sequence ATGAATTATATAGGTTCAAAACATAGATTATCTTCCTTTATACAAGACACTATACATAGCGTGTGTGGGCAAGATCTAAGCGACTTAGTTTTTTGCGATCTCTTTGCAGGCACGGGCACAGTAGGTAGGGTATTTAAATCTCAAGTAAAAGCCATCATAGCAAATGATCTTGAGTTTTATAGCTACGTTCTCAATCGTAATTATATAGGAAATTATAAGAGTTTTGAATATAATGACCTTATAGAAAACCTACATTCATTACCACTACAAAAGGGTTTTATTGCCGCACAATATGGAGAAGGAGGTGTGGGTAATCGGCTATATTTCAGCAAGCATAATGCTCAAAAAATTGATAGCATACGCACAGAGGTTGAAAGATGGTATCGCAATAAAGCAATAAGTACAGATGTCTACTATTTTCTACTAGCCAGCCTACTTGAGAGTGCAGATAAAATTGCAAACACAGCCTCTGTTTATGGATCTTATCTCAAAACTATAAAACCTAGAGCCGCAAAGAGTATGGTCATTACTCCGGCTACTTTTGAGATTACAAACACAGCTCACCAAGTGTTTCAAGAAGATGGTAACGAGCTTATTACAAAAATAAGCGGAGATATTTTATACATAGACCCACCATATAATGTACGGCAGTATGGTGCAAATTATCACATACTTAATACCATTGCAAAATATAATATCTTTGCACCACGAGGAAAAACAGGTCTTCCCATCTATAATAAAAGTGCTTATTGTAGTAAGAAAACGGTAGTCTCAAGCTTTGAACAGCTTATAAAAAATGCTCAATTTAAGTACATTTTTGTAAGCTATAGTAATGAGGGTTTAATGAGTCCATCAGTAATTAAAAAGGTGATGAAACAGTATGGTAGATATGATGTAAAAACCACTAGTTATAAACGATTCAGAGCAGATAAAACAGCTAGCCGTCATCACAAAGCTAGCAGCACAATAGAGTATTTACACATTTTAGAAAAACAATAA
- a CDS encoding DUF4254 domain-containing protein encodes MFTDKANAIFKEAIDIYHVINTVDQPFVNKYDKNEDVLGHLLYRKCWIDTVQWHYEDIIRDPQIDPVAALTLKRKIDASNQDRTDMVEYIDSYFLEKYKDVTVKEGATINTESPAWGVDRLSILALKVYHMQEEATREDASDAHRAACQTKLDVLLEQRVDLSTAIDNLLDDISKGYKYMKVYKQMKMYNDDELNPVLRNIKK; translated from the coding sequence ATGTTTACAGATAAGGCAAATGCCATTTTTAAAGAAGCGATAGACATCTATCACGTAATTAACACCGTAGATCAACCTTTTGTCAATAAATATGATAAAAATGAAGATGTACTAGGGCACTTGCTATACCGTAAATGCTGGATAGATACTGTACAATGGCATTATGAAGATATTATACGTGATCCTCAAATAGACCCTGTGGCTGCGCTTACACTTAAACGTAAGATTGATGCCTCAAACCAAGATCGTACAGATATGGTAGAGTATATAGACAGTTACTTTCTTGAGAAGTATAAAGATGTAACTGTAAAAGAAGGAGCAACAATTAATACAGAAAGCCCAGCTTGGGGAGTAGACCGTTTATCTATACTTGCTTTAAAAGTATATCATATGCAAGAAGAAGCAACTCGTGAAGATGCAAGTGATGCACATAGAGCTGCTTGCCAGACTAAGCTAGATGTTTTACTAGAGCAACGCGTAGACCTCTCTACAGCAATAGACAACTTACTTGATGACATCTCAAAAGGATACAAGTATATGAAGGTATACAAGCAAATGAAAATGTATAATGATGATGAGTTAAACCCAGTACTCAGAAACATTAAAAAATAA